Proteins encoded by one window of Winogradskyella sp. PG-2:
- a CDS encoding toxin-antitoxin system YwqK family antitoxin: MVLLKKKAYYSDNKLHGLKTNYFENGDIVSEFNYVNGKSHGIQKTWYKNGQLAKKKNLNNNIEEGFQQAWLENGELYVNYEAKNGRIFGMRLATSCYSLENETLIKTN, translated from the coding sequence ATGGTACTATTAAAAAAAAAGGCCTATTACAGTGATAATAAATTACATGGTTTAAAAACGAATTACTTTGAAAATGGTGATATCGTCTCAGAGTTTAACTATGTTAATGGTAAATCACATGGTATTCAAAAAACATGGTATAAAAATGGTCAATTAGCTAAGAAAAAGAACTTAAATAATAATATAGAAGAAGGCTTCCAACAGGCTTGGTTAGAAAATGGGGAACTATATGTTAATTACGAAGCTAAAAATGGACGAATTTTTGGAATGAGACTTGCAACTTCATGTTACAGTTTAGAGAATGAGACCTTGATAAAAACAAATTGA